From the Bradyrhizobium ontarionense genome, the window CGCGCCGCCTGCCTGACGTCGGCCGGCGTCAGACCCGGCTCGGGCAACACGCGATCGAGATAGCGCAGGATCGCCTGCGTCTCATAGAGCATGAACCCGTCATGCTCGAGCACCGGCACCCGGCCGAACGGATGACGCGCAAGATGTTCAGGAGATTTCGACTCGCCCGGCGCCAGCGCCGCGAGCCGGTATGGCGCGCCCTTCTCTTCGAGCGCGATCAGCACGCTGCGACCGAATGGACTTCCCGGCACGGAATGGACGACGAACTCGGACATCACGACCTCCCACGCTGATGATGAACTGCTCACGACGAAGACGGCGCGCGTTCAGCCTCCGCCAGGAAATGCTGCAGCAGGCCCGGCCAACCGCCATCCACATCCTTGCGCATGGACGCGCCGGCTTCGTCGCCCATGGTTTCGAATTTATGATGCAACAGCTCGACGCGGGTCGCCTCCGCGCCTTCGGCGAAGAAACGCACGTCGACCTCCGAGCGCATCGCCGCGTCCGGCTTCCACTGCGCGTCGATCTGCCAGAGCATGACGAAACGATGCGGCGGCTCCCAGATCGTGATGGTCGCGACGGGGGTCTCAGTGCCGTCCTCGGCGATTTCGAGCCAGCGCCCGCCGAGCTTCGGCTCGATGAGCACTTTCGCGATCGGCTTCCTGCCAACCCCATGCGTATGCGGCCACCAGCGCGTCAGTCCGCTGGTGAACACTGCGAACGCATGGCCGATGGGCGCCCTGACACGGACCAGCTTCTGAACCGGGGCAATCACGACACGCTCACTCATCCGTCCTCCCTTTCGTCCGTCGGTGCGTGCGCTCTGCCTCGATCTTGAAGGCGAGCAGCGCGTCGTCCCAGAAGCTGTCGAGCCAGTCGCGTAGCTCGGCGAGCCCCTCGCGGCGCAACGAATAGATGCGCCGCACACCCTCGCTTCGCTCCTCCACCAGCCCGGCGTCCTTCAGCACCTTCAGATGCTGCGACACCGCTGGCCGTGACACCGGCAGCCCGGCAGCAATCGCGTTGACAGGACGCGGGCCGCCGCGAAGGCGCTCGAACACCTGGCGCCGCGTCGGATCCGCCAGCACCGCCAATGCCGTTTCGTAAGCCATTACTTACCGTAAGCCAATACTTACAAACTGGTCAAGTGGCGATGCACGATGCTGTCGACGGGCCAGATCCTGGAGCTTCTGCGACCAACGGTTGCAGCGGGAAACCCTTTGGTAACCAAAACGCAAGCAGGTTGGAGGCGGCTGACGCCGCCCCGAATCGGCGATATCCGGCGAAATCAATCATGCAGCCGCGATCGCCTGGAGAGAGACCATGCTGGGATTCCGCAGCCGCAAGAACGACCGACCCCATGTCTCTCCTCAGTTCGACTCCGCGGCGCTCGACACGTTCCAGGACGCGCTGGCGCGATGCGTCGACGACTGGGCCGAGGGCAAGCTGAACCGCGACGTCGCCGAGCTCAATGCTGCGGCGCTGCGCGCCAAGGTCAAGCCCGAGCTCATCGAGGCGCTCCATCGCCTCGGCACCGCGCTCGCTGCGCGCGCATCCCATGATCTCGATTCCATCGTCGACCTCTGCATCAACAGCAACGAAGCGTCGATCAGCGCGGCGCGCCTGATCGGCGCCTCGAACAATCAGTCGGAGCGCTGCCAGGGCCTGGCTTCGGCCTCCGTCGAGATGCAGGCCTCCGTGCAGACGATCAGCGCGACATCGACCGCAGCGGCCGCCGAGGCGGCCGCGACCCGGCAGGCCGTCGGGGAGAGCGTAACAGCGGTACGCCGGACGCTGCAGACCATGAACGGCATCGCAAGCTCCGTACGGGACACATCGGCCAAGCTCGCCGATCTCAGCGCCGCCTCGGCGGAAATCGGCTCGATCGTCGGCACCATCGACGCGATCGCCAACCAGACCAACCTGCTGGCGCTCAACGCCACGATCGAGGCGGCCCGCGCCGGCGAGTTCGGCAGGGGCTTCGCGGTGGTCGCCGCCGAAGTGAAGAACCTGTCGCAGCAGACGACCAAGGCGACCGAGGACATCAAGGGCCGCATCGAGCGGCTGCAGGCCGAGATGAGCGGCATAGTCGAGGCCATGGCCGGCGGCGCCAAAGCGGTCGAGGTCGGCATGAGCGAGATGAACGATCTGGCGCAGACCATCGATCAGGCGGGGACGCGGACCACGGTCGTCAGTGCCAAGATGGACGAGATCTCGGGTATTCTCGCCGAGCAGAGCGCGGCGACCGACGAGGTGGCACAGGGCATTACCATCATCGCGGACCTCGCAACCGCCAATGCGAACGAGGTGATGTCGCTCGCCGATACGATGAGCAAGACCGATTCGAAGGTCGGCAAGATGCTGGGCGACATCGCCAAGCTCTCGCTCGACAACCAGGTCGTCCGGCTGGCTAAGGCCGATCACGTGATCTGGAAGAAGCGGCTCGTCGACATGTCGGTGGGCAGATTGCAACTCAAGGCGGACGAGCTCTCCGACCATCACAACTGCCGGCTCGGCAAATGGTACTATGGCGAAGGCGGCCAGCGCTTCGCCGGCACCCCGGCGTTCCGCGCCCTCGAACAGCCTCATGAAGCGGTGCATCGCCACGGCAAGGAGGCCGCACGCCTGTTCGGCTCGGGGCGCATCGACGAGGCGCTGAACGAGATCGGCAAGGTCGAGGTTGCATCCACCGACGTTCTGGCCGCGCTCGATCAGATGCAGGAATGACCGCGCCACGATGGCGGCACGGTTCCGCTCACCACCTGTAACGCGCGACGCTCCTCCCGGCATAGGCGCGGGTGACGGCGGAAAACTCGCCTTCGAACGTCGCGGCGAGCGCGACGCCATTCAGCCAGTTCACTTCGGCCGAGACCGTCGTCAGTGCCGCATCACGCGCCGCAGCCGCGCCGTTCACCACGAAGCTTGCGCCAGGCAAGGCCTCGAAGCTGGCCGAGGCCGCACTGAGGGGATTGAAGTCGTGCGCCCAGGCGGCACGGCCGCGCAATGTCAGCAGCGCATCGCTCAATGCGAAGGACTTGTCGTTGCGCATTCCGAGTTCGGTCCGCGGCGCCGTCACGGTCTTGGCCCTATAGGACAGCGCGAAAGTGTTGGCGCCGGCGGTGACGGTTTCGGCATAGCGGGGAAGACGCGTGGTTGTCACCTGTGCGGCAGCATAGGGCGTCAAACCGAGGCCGCCAAGCCAGGCCGTACCAAAGCGGCTGCCGCCTTCGAGACGACCCGCGAAATTGTCGGCCCTGAACCGCGCGCGCAACTGGTCGACCCCAGAGATGGCGACCGTGCGATCCGTGGTGACGTCATGCCAGCCATAGGCTGCGGCCGCGCTGACATAGGCCGGGCCCGCCATGTGCTTGATGAATGCGCCGGTCTGGAACAGGTCGGTTCGGCCGCTGCCGCCAGCAGCCGCGTTGAAATTGGTGCCGCCGCCTGCCAGGGCAAAGCCGGCGACCGTCGCTCGCGACAGCCAGTAGTCGGCCCCGGCCGCCACGCCGAACATGCGGCTGGTGGCGGCGCTGGATCCAATGACCGCGTTGCCGTCGGTGGTCTGTCCGCCGCCGAAGCCCGAGGCCCACGCGCGCCAGCGCGATTCGAATGGCGGTGCACGCGGCGCAGCCTTCGCATTCAAGCTGAATGTGTCACCAACCGTGCCGCGGAGCGGGACGCTGGCATAGGCGTTCGCGAGATCGCCCTCATCGGCCAAGCCCATCGCGCTCGATTGGCCGAGGCTGCGGTCGGCGGCGCCAACATCGGTCATCGCGGTCGTGAACTGCGTCATCGCGTGCACCATGGCCGGCTGCACCGCGGTTGCGATCTCGCCGGACGCCTGCGTCAGCCCCGGCGCGGTCAGCCCGCCATAGACCAGCGGAATGCCGCCATTGACGTTGAAGTAGTTGACCAGCGCGTTGCCGACGTTGGTCTGGTTGATGTTGAGCCCGGTGTTGGGCGGAGCGACAAAGGCCAGCGCCAGATCGAGATAGGCGTTGTTGGCATCATAGCTCAGGCTCGACTTGAATCCCGAAGGCAGATTGCTGTTCACCACCGACCCGAATCTGCCGCTGATGCCACCGCCGGCATTGACGATGGTGTACTGCTTGGCGACATAGCTTCCGGGCGCAAACGACGCATTCACCGTGGCGCCCGACAGCGTCGCCGTTCCCGAAACATTGACGCGGTCGGCGCTGGTCGGGGATATCTCGACCATGTAGGACGAGGCCGCGGTGAAAGACAGGCTGCCGTTCACGGTCAGCAGGCCGATTGAATTGCCGGGGGCGAGCGTGCCGCCGTTGATCATGGTGTTGCCGACGGTGCCGCTGCCGCCGAGCGTGCCGCCGGCATTCACCGTCACCGCCGAACTGGCGATCGAGCCGTTCACCGACAGCGTGCCGCCATCGATGATGGTCGGTCCCGTGTAGGTGCTGGCCGCGGTCAGGATCGTCTTGCCGGCCTCGACGCGTACCGTTCGTGTGCCCGCGCCGCTGCCGGTGATGACGGGGGCGAAGGTGTAGTTCGTGCCGGTGTGGTTGAACACGATCTCGCCGTTTCCACTACCGAGATTGACCGAGGCCGCGCTGAGCATCCCGGGCGCTGTGGCCGCCTGGCCGACGGCTGCGCCGATATTCAGCGTGCCGACCGAGCCGGCCTGGTAGGCGATGAACATGGTCGAGGCCGAGACGCTGGCGCCGTTGCGAACGGTCAGCGTGCCGGTGCCGCCATAGCCGACATGGATATCCGCGCTATTGGTCCAGGTCGAGCCGGTCCCATCCACGGTCACAGTCCCGGTCGAGCCGGGCTGGATGGCGAGAGAGCCGAAGGCGTTGCTCACCGCTGCGCCGTTGCGGATGGTCAGCGTGCCGCTGCCTTGGCTGCCGATGCCGAGATTGCCGCTGCTGGTCCAGCGCGAGCCCGCGCCGTCCACGGTTGCGGTACCGACTGCGCCCGATGCGACGCCGAGATAGCTGCCACCGGCGCTGCTCACGCTGCCGCCGTTCAGGATGGCCAGCGTCGCGCTGCCGCCGCTGCCGACATACAAATCGCTGGCTGTCGTCCAGCCCGAGCCGGCGCCATTCACCGTCACGGCGCCAGTCGAGCCGGGATTGACCGCGACAAGGCCCACGCTACTGCTGACAGTGCCGCCGTTGAGGACGTTCAGAGTGCCGTTGCCGGCTGAGCCGACATACAAATCCCATCTGGTGGTCCAGGTCGAGCCGGCGCCGTCCACCGTCACGGCGCCGGTCGCGCCGCTCGCATTGCCGACAAAGCCGTACTCATTGCTCACCGCGCCGCCGTTGCGGATGGTCAGCGTGCCATTGCCGCCGTCGCCGACGAGCAAATCGGAGCTGTTGGTCCAGGTCGAGCGGGCGCCATCCACCGTCACGACGCCGGTCGCACCGTGATCAGCGCCGACATAGCCGTACTCATTGCTCACCGCGCCGCCATTGCGGATGGTCAGCGTGCCGTTGCCGCCGTAGCCGACGAGCAAATCGGAGCTGTTGGTCCAGCTGGAGCCGGCGCCGTCAACCGTCGCGGTGCTGGTCGAGGTGGAATAACGGCCGACAAAGCCGACGACGCTACTCACCGTGCCGCCGTTGCTGATGGTCAGCGTGCCGTTGCCGTTGTGACCGACATAGAAGTCGGAGCTGTTGATCCAGCTCGAACCGGCGCCATTGACCGTCGCGGTACCGATCGAGCCGGCATTGTCGCCGATGATGCCCAGGGTGTTGTTGATGGTGCCGCCGCTCCGGATCGTTAAGGCGCCGGTTGCGGAAACGCCGACTCTGAGACCGGTCGCCTGCGCGCCGGGCGCCCCGACCACCGTCGGGTTGGGCGTGATGGTGTCGATCCTCGTGCTGGTCGTGTTGTCTGGAACGATGGCCGTCCAGTTGCCGACGCTGAACCAGTCGGTCGAGGCGGAGCCGATCCAAAATTCGACGGCGAGCGACGGCGTCATCGACACCAGGACCATGCCGAGCGCGACGGATGTTGCGGTGACGCCGTGCTCGAAATGCGATCCGGAGAAACCCGCCATGTGCACGATGCGCTCCGTTGCTGGAACGCGAACCTGGATCGATTCGACCTAATCAAGCGTTAACCATACGCTACAACTTATGCGCGCATCGACGCGCGACAACTAACTAATGACATGTTTGCTGGTCGGAAACGCGCGACGCCGCGCGCGCTCGATCAGATGCAGCAATGAGGATACAGCACAGATGCTGAAGGCACGCTGCGCCGCGCCTTCCAACGCGGGCCTTCCAATGCGCCAAGTACATCGGCCGCACCAACGAAAACGGCGGCCCCGAAAAAGGACCGCCGCGCCGTCTTCAGGATGGACGTCTCACTCGCTCTTGTCGACGTTCCAGAACACCGGGACCGCCTGCCCTTCCAGCACGCCCGTGATCGATTTGCGCCAGGCGCTCGGCGCGAACCACTGCCCGAGCGGCACGTAGATGACCTGCTCGTAGATTTCCTGCTGGATCTCGGCCGCGATCTTCTTCTGATCCGCGACGCTGGAGGCACGCGCGAACGCGTCCCGCAGTTCCTCCATCTTGGGATCGTTGGGCCAGCCGAACGGGCTCTTCTGTCCGCGTGCGCTGACGAAGGTGCTGCCGATGGGATTGCCGGAATCGGCAATCACCGAATTGGTGAAGAACATGTTCCAGCCGCCCTCCTTTGGCGGCTTCTGGTTGGCGCGACGCGTCACCACGGTCTGCCAGTCGGTCGTCTGCAGATCGACCTTGAACCCGGCCGCACGCAACAGCTGCGCCGCCACGATCGGCTGCGCCTTCAACGTGATCGCATCGCCCGGCGCCAGGATGACCACGGGCGTGCCATCGTAACCGGCTTCAGCGAGCAGCTTCTTGGCCTGCTCAACGCCGTTGCCCTTGACCAGCGTCTCGGAGCCGACGTCGGATTCCAGCGGCGTGCCGCAGCCGAACACGGCGCCGCAGACCTTGTAGAAATTCGGATTGCCGACCAGCGCGTCGAGCACGTCCTTCTGATTCAGAGCCAGGAACGCCGCACGACGAAGCTTGAGATTGTCGAAGGGTGGATGGAGGAAGTTCATCCGGCCGAGCGTCTGATAGCCGAACTTGTTCAGCACATTCATCGTGAGATCGGGATTGGTCGCCAGCACGGGTTCGAGATCCATCGGCGGGAATTCCATGAAGTCGATATCGCCGGCCTGCAGCGCGTTCACCGCCGTCTGCGCGTCCGGCATCGAGATCCATTCGACGCGGTCGACCTTCACGACCTTGCCGCCCGCCGTCCAGCTCGGCGGCTCCTTGCGCGGCACGTAGTCGGCGTTCCTTTCATAGATCGCCTTCACACCCGGCTGGAATTCCGCCTTGACGAACTTGAACGGGCCTGAACCTACCTGCTCGGTGATCTGCTGGTTCGGGGGCGTCTCGGCGAGACGCTTGGGCATCATGAACGGTACGTAAGAGGACGGCTTGCCGATCGACTCGAGAACGAGACCATAGGGCCCCTTCAGCTTCAGCGTGATCGTCTTCGCGTCGGTCGCCTCGAGCGAGGCCGTCGCCTCCATCAGCTTCTGGCCCATGCTGTCATTGCTGCTCCAGCGCTTCAGCGAGGCAACGCAATCCTC encodes:
- a CDS encoding autotransporter domain-containing protein, with product MAGFSGSHFEHGVTATSVALGMVLVSMTPSLAVEFWIGSASTDWFSVGNWTAIVPDNTTSTRIDTITPNPTVVGAPGAQATGLRVGVSATGALTIRSGGTINNTLGIIGDNAGSIGTATVNGAGSSWINSSDFYVGHNGNGTLTISNGGTVSSVVGFVGRYSTSTSTATVDGAGSSWTNSSDLLVGYGGNGTLTIRNGGAVSNEYGYVGADHGATGVVTVDGARSTWTNSSDLLVGDGGNGTLTIRNGGAVSNEYGFVGNASGATGAVTVDGAGSTWTTRWDLYVGSAGNGTLNVLNGGTVSSSVGLVAVNPGSTGAVTVNGAGSGWTTASDLYVGSGGSATLAILNGGSVSSAGGSYLGVASGAVGTATVDGAGSRWTSSGNLGIGSQGSGTLTIRNGAAVSNAFGSLAIQPGSTGTVTVDGTGSTWTNSADIHVGYGGTGTLTVRNGASVSASTMFIAYQAGSVGTLNIGAAVGQAATAPGMLSAASVNLGSGNGEIVFNHTGTNYTFAPVITGSGAGTRTVRVEAGKTILTAASTYTGPTIIDGGTLSVNGSIASSAVTVNAGGTLGGSGTVGNTMINGGTLAPGNSIGLLTVNGSLSFTAASSYMVEISPTSADRVNVSGTATLSGATVNASFAPGSYVAKQYTIVNAGGGISGRFGSVVNSNLPSGFKSSLSYDANNAYLDLALAFVAPPNTGLNINQTNVGNALVNYFNVNGGIPLVYGGLTAPGLTQASGEIATAVQPAMVHAMTQFTTAMTDVGAADRSLGQSSAMGLADEGDLANAYASVPLRGTVGDTFSLNAKAAPRAPPFESRWRAWASGFGGGQTTDGNAVIGSSAATSRMFGVAAGADYWLSRATVAGFALAGGGTNFNAAAGGSGRTDLFQTGAFIKHMAGPAYVSAAAAYGWHDVTTDRTVAISGVDQLRARFRADNFAGRLEGGSRFGTAWLGGLGLTPYAAAQVTTTRLPRYAETVTAGANTFALSYRAKTVTAPRTELGMRNDKSFALSDALLTLRGRAAWAHDFNPLSAASASFEALPGASFVVNGAAAARDAALTTVSAEVNWLNGVALAATFEGEFSAVTRAYAGRSVARYRW
- a CDS encoding ABC transporter substrate-binding protein, with translation MSHTSRRSSSVLVSWLIASVMALSSAAVTSQALAAGKKTITAVMHSDLRVIDPIFTPAYITRDHGYMVYDTLLGTDANFQVQPQMAEWKVSDDKLTYTFTLRDGLKWHDGTPVTAEDCVASLKRWSSNDSMGQKLMEATASLEATDAKTITLKLKGPYGLVLESIGKPSSYVPFMMPKRLAETPPNQQITEQVGSGPFKFVKAEFQPGVKAIYERNADYVPRKEPPSWTAGGKVVKVDRVEWISMPDAQTAVNALQAGDIDFMEFPPMDLEPVLATNPDLTMNVLNKFGYQTLGRMNFLHPPFDNLKLRRAAFLALNQKDVLDALVGNPNFYKVCGAVFGCGTPLESDVGSETLVKGNGVEQAKKLLAEAGYDGTPVVILAPGDAITLKAQPIVAAQLLRAAGFKVDLQTTDWQTVVTRRANQKPPKEGGWNMFFTNSVIADSGNPIGSTFVSARGQKSPFGWPNDPKMEELRDAFARASSVADQKKIAAEIQQEIYEQVIYVPLGQWFAPSAWRKSITGVLEGQAVPVFWNVDKSE
- a CDS encoding methyl-accepting chemotaxis protein, with product MLGFRSRKNDRPHVSPQFDSAALDTFQDALARCVDDWAEGKLNRDVAELNAAALRAKVKPELIEALHRLGTALAARASHDLDSIVDLCINSNEASISAARLIGASNNQSERCQGLASASVEMQASVQTISATSTAAAAEAAATRQAVGESVTAVRRTLQTMNGIASSVRDTSAKLADLSAASAEIGSIVGTIDAIANQTNLLALNATIEAARAGEFGRGFAVVAAEVKNLSQQTTKATEDIKGRIERLQAEMSGIVEAMAGGAKAVEVGMSEMNDLAQTIDQAGTRTTVVSAKMDEISGILAEQSAATDEVAQGITIIADLATANANEVMSLADTMSKTDSKVGKMLGDIAKLSLDNQVVRLAKADHVIWKKRLVDMSVGRLQLKADELSDHHNCRLGKWYYGEGGQRFAGTPAFRALEQPHEAVHRHGKEAARLFGSGRIDEALNEIGKVEVASTDVLAALDQMQE
- a CDS encoding ArsR/SmtB family transcription factor, which produces MAYETALAVLADPTRRQVFERLRGGPRPVNAIAAGLPVSRPAVSQHLKVLKDAGLVEERSEGVRRIYSLRREGLAELRDWLDSFWDDALLAFKIEAERTHRRTKGRTDE
- a CDS encoding SRPBCC family protein, whose protein sequence is MSERVVIAPVQKLVRVRAPIGHAFAVFTSGLTRWWPHTHGVGRKPIAKVLIEPKLGGRWLEIAEDGTETPVATITIWEPPHRFVMLWQIDAQWKPDAAMRSEVDVRFFAEGAEATRVELLHHKFETMGDEAGASMRKDVDGGWPGLLQHFLAEAERAPSSS